In the genome of Sardina pilchardus chromosome 14, fSarPil1.1, whole genome shotgun sequence, one region contains:
- the LOC134100838 gene encoding potassium voltage-gated channel subfamily C member 1-like isoform X2: MFSASSPETHPMQVAPAGSDADRIVVNVGGVRHETHKSTLMCIPGTRLANLVSDASADPLKHPTSEFFFDRDPKAFAPILNYYRTGKLHCPADVCGQSLEEELSFWGVSETDVEPCCWKNFRQHRDEEEALAAFEPDEGPPDYDSLVGGPGRVQTKACMPKMWALFDDPHSSVAAMIIGLLSLLFILMSIVCFCLGTHFKPKAQPRYTDEENVETDIDIDADMILPTHPVRALGIIELLCVVWFTSEFLIRIISCPKKLKFILNVLNIIDLMAILPFYVALCLGATPVLPLRHSLTCLLMVARCLRLLRIFKLMRRVAGVRALGHSLRASAGELLLLAAALCVLILTFSILAFYGERATHTSISSMSRGLWFAVITMTGVGYGDMYPESWPGMVAAALCAIAGVFFIAMPIPVLVNKFAKYYALTEAKQRRRAKSRRGDGRSEGASAPVWRGVENIYKQ, translated from the exons ATGTTCAGTGCTTCCAGTCCAGAGACTCACCCAATGCAAGTTGCTCCCGCAGGCTCTGATGCAGACAGGATTGTAGTTAACGTTGGTGGTGTGCgacatgaaacacacaagagcaccCTCATGTGCATCCCTGGCACACGCCTGGCCAACCTCGTCTCTGACGCCAGTGCTGACCCACTGAAACACCCGACCTCTGAGTTTTTCTTCGACCGGGACCCGAAAGCATTCGCCCCCATCTTAAACTACTACCGCACCGGGAAACTGCACTGCCCGGCAGACGTGTGCGGTCAATCGCTTGAAGAGGAGCTTTCCTTCTGGGGAGTCAGTGAAACCGACGTGGAGCCATGTTGCTGGAAGAACTTCCGACAGCATCGGGATGAAGAGGAGGCGTTGGCTGCGTTCGAGCCGGATGAGGGACCCCCAGACTACGACTCCCTGGTGGGGGGACCCGGGAGGGTGCAGACAAAAGCTTGCATGCCGAAAATGTGGGCCCTCTTTGATGACCCCCATTCATCTGTAGCAGCCATG ATCATcggccttctctctctgctcttcatcCTGATGTCCATTGTTTGTTTCTGCCTGGGGACCCACTTCAAGCCCAAAGCTCAGCCACGGTACACGGACGAGGAAAATGTTGAgactgatattgatattgatgctgataTGATCCTGCCCACGCATCCTGTCCGTGCATTGGGGATTATAGAGCTTCTCTGCGTCGTCTGGTTCACCTCTGAGTTCTTGATTCGCATCATCAGCTGCCCGAAGAAGTTGAAGTTCATCCTGAACGTCTTGAACATCATTGACTTGATGGCCATCCTGCCCTTCTACGTGGCGCTGTGTTTGGGCGCGACTCCTGTCCTGCCGCTGAGACACTCCCTGACGTGTCTACTCATGGTGGCGCGCTGCCTCCGACTCCTGCGGATCTTTAAGCTGATGCGACGCGTGGCGGGCGTTCGGGCGCTGGGCCACTCGCTGCGTGCCAGCGCCGGTGAGCTGCTCCTGCTGGCCGCGGCGCTCTGTGTGCTCATCCTCACGTTCTCCATCCTGGCCTTTTACGGAGAGAGAGCTACACATACAAGTATCAGTAGCATGTCTAGGGGTTTGTGGTTTGCGGTGATTACCATGACGGGCGTGGGGTACGGAGACATGTATCCAGAATCGTGGCCTGGGATGGTGGCTGCCGCTCTGTGCGCCATTGCAGGAGTCTTCTTCATTGCCATGCCCATTCCTGTCCTCGTCAACAAGTTTGCCAAGTACTATGCCCTGACTGAGGCCAAGCAGAGACGCCGGGCCAAGAGCAGGAGGGGTGATGGGCGGTCTGAGGGGGCCAGCGCCCCCGTCTGGAGGGGAGTGGAAAACATCTACAAACAGTGA